The proteins below are encoded in one region of Cyclopterus lumpus isolate fCycLum1 chromosome 8, fCycLum1.pri, whole genome shotgun sequence:
- the LOC117735501 gene encoding protein Tob1-like has product MQLEIQVALNFIISYLYNKLPRRRVNIFGEELERQLKQKYEGHWYPEKPYKGSGFRCIHVGEKVDPVVEKAAKESGLDIEDVRNNLPQDLSVWIDPYEVSYQIGEKGPVKVLYVDDGNESGASSGGLDLDKEIKNSFNPDAQVFMPINEPVNAASPGSTSPSPPFGHSAAVSPTFMPRSTQPLTFTTATFAATKFGSTKMKSSGRNNNGSSSAGNKVARTSPTNLGLNVNSLLKQKAISTSMHSLYGLGLGVQQQQQKPSALSPNAKEFVFPSLQGQGSQSALFPGDSSLSLSPLQYSNAFDMFAAYGGLNDKSLMDGLNFSLNNMQYSNQQFQPVMAN; this is encoded by the coding sequence ATGCAGCTTGAAATCCAAGTAGCTCTCAACTTCATCATCTCGTACCTGTATAACAAGCTGCCAAGGCGGCGCGTTAACATTTTCGGcgaggagctggagaggcagCTGAAGCAGAAATATGAGGGTCACTGGTACCCAGAAAAGCCATATAAGGGCTCAGGATTCAGATGTATCCATGTGGGGGAGAAGGTGGACCCCGTGGTGGAGAAGGCAGCCAAAGAGAGCGGGCTGGACATTGAAGATGTCCGCAACAATCTGCCACAGGACCTCAGCGTGTGGATTGACCCCTATGAGGTGTCCTATCAGATTGGAGAGAAGGGCCCAGTCAAAGTATTGTATGTCGATGACGGCAATGAAAGTGGAGCAAGTAGTGGGGGGCTTGATCTGGACAAGGAGATCAAGAACAGTTTCAATCCCGATGCACAGGTCTTCATGCCCATCAATGAGCCTGTGAACGCAGCCTCTCCGGGTTCcacctcaccctctcctccattTGGGCACTCGGCAGCAGTCAGCCCCACCTTTATGCCCCGCTCCACGCAGCCTTTAACCTTCACAACTGCCACCTTCGCCGCCACCAAGTTCGGCTCCACTAAGATGAAGAGCAGCGGCCGCAACAACAATGGCAGCAGTAGTGCTGGGAACAAGGTGGCACGTACCTCTCCTACCAACCTGGGCCTGAATGTGAACAGTCTCCTGAAACAGAAAGCCATCTCCACCTCCATGCACTCTCTTTACGGGTTGGGCCTTggggtgcagcagcagcagcagaagcccTCAGCCCTGTCCCCTAATGCCAAGGAATTTGTGTTCCCCAGCCTGCAGGGCCAGGGCAGCCAGAGTGCTCTCTTCCCTGGAGACAGCTCGCTCAGCCTCAGCCCGCTGCAGTACAGCAATGCCTTTGACATGTTTGCGGCCTACGGTGGCCTTAACGACAAGTCCCTTATGGATGGCTTGAATTTCAGCTTGAACAACATGCAGTATTCTAACCAGCAATTCCAGCCAGTTATGGCCAACTAG